The proteins below are encoded in one region of Mycobacterium pseudokansasii:
- a CDS encoding SRPBCC family protein, whose amino-acid sequence MPVLSKTVEVSADAVAIMGIVADIERYPEWNEGIKGAWVLHRYDDGRPSQVRLDTAIQGFEGIYIHAVYYPGENQIQTVMQQGDLFLKQEQLFSVVETGANSLLTVDIDVEPSLPVPAPMVKMLLNNVLEQLAENLKQRAENLATG is encoded by the coding sequence ATGCCAGTTTTGAGCAAGACCGTCGAGGTCAGCGCGGACGCCGTAGCGATCATGGGCATCGTCGCCGATATCGAGCGGTACCCGGAATGGAACGAAGGGATCAAGGGCGCCTGGGTGCTGCACCGCTACGACGACGGGCGTCCCAGCCAGGTGCGGCTCGACACCGCGATCCAAGGCTTCGAGGGAATCTATATCCACGCCGTGTATTACCCGGGCGAGAATCAGATTCAAACGGTCATGCAGCAGGGCGACCTATTTCTCAAGCAGGAACAGTTGTTCAGCGTGGTGGAGACCGGCGCCAACAGCCTGCTGACGGTGGACATCGACGTCGAGCCCAGCCTGCCGGTGCCCGCGCCCATGGTGAAGATGCTGCTCAACAACGTCCTCGAGCAGCTCGCCGAGAACCTCAAACAGCGGGCCGAGAACCTGGCCACCGGCTAG
- a CDS encoding alcohol dehydrogenase catalytic domain-containing protein, with the protein MLHIRGAVLERIGSPRPYVESRPIGVADLDLEAPGSDEVLVRIEAAGVCHSDLSVVNGNRVRPVPMLLGHEAAGIVEQVGDRVDDVAVGQRVVLVFLPRCEHCPACATGGMTPCQPAGAANTAGTLLGGAIRLSRQGHPVYHHLGVSGFATHAVVNRASAIPVPDDVPPQVAALLGCAVLTGGGAVLNVGNPRPGQSVAVVGLGGVGMAAVLTALTYPDVHVIGVDQIPEKLSVAKKLGVHDTYTPQRATDSGVKADVVVEAVGHPGALQTAITLTAPGGRTVTVGLPPPDARISISPLGFVAEGRSLIGSYLGSAVPSRDIPRFVSLWRSGRLPVESLVSSTIRLDDINAAMDHLADGTAIRQLITF; encoded by the coding sequence ATGCTTCACATCCGCGGCGCGGTGCTCGAGCGGATCGGATCGCCTCGCCCGTACGTCGAGTCACGACCGATCGGCGTCGCGGACCTCGATCTGGAAGCGCCCGGCAGCGACGAGGTGCTGGTCCGCATCGAGGCCGCCGGCGTATGCCACTCCGACCTGTCGGTGGTCAATGGCAACCGGGTGCGGCCGGTGCCGATGTTGCTCGGCCATGAGGCCGCGGGGATCGTCGAGCAGGTCGGTGACCGGGTTGACGACGTAGCCGTCGGCCAGCGAGTCGTACTGGTCTTCCTACCGCGGTGCGAACACTGTCCGGCATGCGCGACCGGGGGCATGACGCCGTGCCAACCGGCCGGCGCGGCCAATACGGCCGGAACATTACTGGGCGGCGCCATCAGACTCAGCCGGCAGGGCCACCCGGTGTACCACCACCTCGGTGTCTCGGGATTCGCCACCCACGCCGTGGTCAACCGGGCCAGTGCCATCCCGGTACCCGACGACGTGCCGCCGCAGGTGGCCGCCCTGCTCGGATGCGCGGTGTTGACCGGCGGGGGCGCCGTACTCAACGTGGGTAACCCTCGGCCCGGACAGTCGGTCGCCGTCGTCGGACTCGGGGGCGTCGGGATGGCGGCGGTGCTCACCGCCCTGACCTATCCCGACGTCCACGTCATCGGTGTCGATCAGATACCGGAAAAGCTTTCCGTCGCAAAGAAACTCGGCGTCCACGATACCTACACGCCGCAGCGGGCCACCGATTCCGGAGTGAAAGCGGACGTGGTCGTCGAGGCCGTCGGTCACCCCGGCGCGCTTCAGACCGCGATCACGCTGACCGCACCGGGCGGTCGTACCGTTACCGTCGGGCTGCCGCCCCCGGACGCGCGGATCAGCATCTCGCCGTTGGGTTTTGTCGCCGAAGGCCGGTCGCTGATCGGCAGTTACCTCGGTTCGGCGGTCCCCAGCCGCGACATTCCCCGGTTCGTGTCGCTGTGGCGGTCCGGCCGGCTGCCGGTGGAATCGCTGGTGTCGTCGACGATTCGGTTGGACGATATCAACGCGGCGATGGACCATCTGGCCGACGGCACGGCGATCCGCCAGCTCATCACGTTCTGA
- a CDS encoding acyl-CoA thioesterase — MASASSVPSVPSVPSVPSVPSVPETPAPQNLTSDDFPVLWPVLTRWADNDMFGHLNNAVYYQLFDTAINAWINTGTNLDPLTTPSLGIVAESGCRYFSELHFPEQLVVGLAVTRLGRSSVTYRLGVFRAGRQAGSDRPQPITALGHWVHVYVDRTSRKPVPIPEAVRSLLATARVKPA, encoded by the coding sequence ATGGCTTCAGCTTCATCGGTGCCGTCGGTGCCGTCGGTGCCGTCGGTGCCGTCGGTGCCGTCGGTGCCCGAAACGCCTGCACCGCAGAACCTCACCAGCGACGACTTCCCGGTGCTGTGGCCGGTGCTCACCCGCTGGGCCGACAACGACATGTTCGGCCACCTCAACAACGCCGTCTACTACCAACTCTTCGACACCGCGATCAACGCCTGGATCAACACGGGCACCAACCTCGACCCGCTCACCACGCCTTCGCTGGGCATCGTCGCCGAGTCGGGCTGTCGTTACTTCTCCGAACTGCATTTCCCGGAACAGCTGGTGGTGGGCCTGGCTGTCACCCGCCTGGGCCGCAGCAGCGTCACCTACCGACTCGGCGTGTTCCGGGCCGGCCGGCAAGCCGGCTCAGACCGGCCGCAGCCGATCACCGCGCTGGGGCACTGGGTACACGTCTACGTCGACCGGACCAGCCGCAAACCCGTCCCGATCCCGGAAGCCGTCCGCTCCCTGCTGGCCACAGCCCGCGTGAAGCCTGCGTGA
- a CDS encoding CaiB/BaiF CoA transferase family protein, with product MAGPVAGITVVELGVWVAGPATAAILADWGADVIKIEPPTGDPGRMFGRMLGCDLGVNPPFEMDNRSKRSIVLDLTTAAGRRTAFELLTDADVFVTNVRPGALQRLGLDFEAVSAHNPRLVYGLITGYGETGPDADRAAYDVAAFWARAGVADLLTPPGGIPPFQRGGMGDHSAGMTLAAAVCAALLARERSGTGQLVTTSLYRQGAYTVSFDLNTYLLTGQPIAVGQRESMGNPCMNNYTASDGRRFWIVGLQADRHWPALCRVVGRPEWLADPRYGDARARAANAVPLIAALDEIFATKSLAEWAEAFAAEPDFFWSPVNTLEDVVADEQFHAAGGIVEVPDGESSVPMVATPADFHGTPWTPRWTAPALGQHTEEVLAELAARRRS from the coding sequence ATGGCGGGACCGGTGGCAGGCATCACGGTCGTCGAGCTTGGGGTCTGGGTCGCCGGGCCGGCCACGGCCGCCATCCTGGCCGACTGGGGCGCCGACGTCATCAAGATCGAACCGCCGACCGGTGATCCGGGCCGGATGTTCGGGCGGATGCTGGGCTGCGATCTCGGGGTGAACCCGCCTTTCGAAATGGACAACCGTTCCAAGCGCAGCATCGTGCTGGACCTCACCACCGCTGCCGGTCGCCGCACCGCCTTCGAATTACTCACCGATGCAGACGTTTTCGTGACCAATGTGCGCCCGGGCGCATTGCAACGGCTGGGGCTCGACTTCGAGGCGGTGTCCGCCCACAACCCCCGTCTGGTCTACGGGTTGATCACCGGATACGGCGAAACCGGGCCCGACGCCGACCGCGCCGCCTACGACGTGGCGGCGTTCTGGGCGCGCGCCGGTGTGGCCGATCTGCTCACCCCGCCGGGCGGCATTCCGCCGTTCCAGCGCGGCGGCATGGGCGATCACTCGGCGGGCATGACCCTGGCGGCCGCCGTCTGCGCGGCACTGCTCGCGCGCGAGCGCAGCGGAACCGGTCAACTGGTGACCACCTCGCTGTACCGCCAGGGCGCCTACACGGTGAGCTTCGACCTGAACACGTATCTGCTCACCGGCCAACCGATTGCGGTCGGACAACGCGAGTCAATGGGTAACCCGTGCATGAACAACTACACCGCCAGCGACGGGAGGCGGTTCTGGATCGTCGGGCTTCAGGCGGATCGGCATTGGCCGGCGTTGTGTCGCGTGGTCGGGCGGCCGGAATGGCTGGCCGATCCGCGGTATGGCGATGCCCGCGCCCGCGCCGCCAACGCCGTGCCGCTCATCGCCGCGCTGGACGAGATCTTCGCGACAAAGTCGCTTGCCGAATGGGCGGAAGCCTTCGCCGCCGAACCGGATTTCTTCTGGTCGCCGGTCAACACGCTCGAGGACGTCGTCGCCGACGAGCAGTTCCACGCCGCGGGCGGCATCGTCGAGGTGCCGGACGGGGAATCGAGCGTGCCGATGGTGGCCACGCCGGCGGATTTCCACGGCACACCATGGACGCCGCGCTGGACGGCTCCCGCGCTGGGCCAGCACACCGAGGAAGTTCTGGCCGAACTTGCGGCGCGGCGCCGGTCCTGA
- a CDS encoding DUF427 domain-containing protein, with product MSLVAGHGPLSRNPAGHFCPPIPANVVYIEPHPRRIQAFRNGRLVIDTERALLVHRRDHPLSYVFPDDEVGGLPTEPESEAPGYVHVPWDAVDTWVEEGRKLVHYPPNPYHRVDCRPTTRHLNVSLAGTALVDTHDTVIVFETSLEPRLYVEPSQVRTDLLLKSDTSSYCNYKGVATYWSAVLDDVFVEDAAWSYTDPFPESLPIKGFLSFDDTRIDVIAELPGRVLGATRVL from the coding sequence ATGAGTCTGGTGGCCGGACATGGTCCCCTCAGCCGGAACCCGGCCGGACACTTCTGTCCGCCGATACCCGCAAACGTCGTCTACATCGAACCGCATCCGCGCCGCATTCAGGCCTTCCGGAATGGACGGCTGGTCATCGACACCGAGCGGGCGCTACTGGTCCACCGGCGCGATCACCCGCTCAGCTACGTTTTCCCGGACGACGAGGTCGGCGGCCTACCGACCGAGCCCGAATCCGAAGCGCCCGGTTATGTTCACGTGCCGTGGGACGCCGTCGACACCTGGGTGGAGGAGGGCCGCAAACTCGTCCACTATCCCCCTAATCCGTACCACCGGGTCGACTGCCGCCCGACCACCCGTCACCTCAACGTCTCTCTCGCCGGGACAGCGCTGGTGGACACCCACGACACGGTGATCGTTTTCGAGACGTCGCTGGAACCGCGGCTGTACGTCGAGCCTTCGCAGGTGCGCACCGATCTCCTGCTGAAGTCGGACACGTCGAGCTACTGCAACTACAAGGGCGTCGCAACATACTGGTCCGCGGTCCTGGACGACGTCTTCGTCGAAGACGCCGCGTGGAGTTATACCGATCCGTTTCCGGAAAGCCTGCCGATCAAGGGATTCCTCAGCTTCGACGACACCCGCATCGATGTCATCGCGGAGCTTCCGGGCCGCGTTCTCGGGGCGACAAGGGTGCTGTGA
- a CDS encoding LLM class F420-dependent oxidoreductase, whose translation MRFAVTHPMHSHPYNPELLSGAGIAAIAAAAEGAGFHGFGFTDHPAPSQRWLQAGGHDALDPFVAMGFAAARTTTLRLIPNIVVLPYRNPFLVAKSGATLDLLSGGRFTLAVGVGYLKREFAALGVDYDERAELFEEALQVIRAVWTSDDMSFAGRHFTASGITAHPRPLSPPPIWIGGNTRAARRRVARYGDGWCPFPAPARLAQTAGTAAIDSVDRLADGIEDLRRNCDAAGRDWSAIDITFTNADGGSPASDGFNADAYLSGLEKLAALGVTWAHVGLPGDSLAHVLESIERFRTLVIDAA comes from the coding sequence ATGCGCTTCGCCGTCACCCACCCGATGCACAGTCATCCCTACAACCCGGAGCTGTTGTCCGGGGCCGGTATCGCGGCGATCGCCGCGGCGGCCGAAGGCGCCGGCTTTCACGGGTTCGGCTTCACCGACCACCCGGCCCCGTCGCAGCGCTGGCTTCAGGCGGGCGGCCATGACGCGTTGGATCCGTTTGTCGCCATGGGCTTTGCTGCCGCACGGACGACGACGCTGCGGCTGATTCCCAACATCGTGGTGCTGCCGTACCGAAACCCGTTCCTGGTGGCCAAGTCCGGCGCTACGTTGGACCTGCTGTCCGGCGGCCGGTTCACCCTGGCGGTCGGCGTGGGATATCTGAAACGGGAATTCGCGGCACTGGGTGTCGACTACGACGAGCGTGCCGAGCTGTTCGAGGAGGCGCTGCAGGTCATCCGCGCGGTGTGGACCAGCGATGACATGTCTTTTGCGGGAAGGCATTTCACCGCGAGCGGTATCACCGCGCATCCCAGACCACTCAGTCCACCGCCGATCTGGATCGGCGGCAACACCCGGGCGGCCCGCCGTCGCGTCGCCCGCTACGGTGATGGCTGGTGTCCGTTTCCCGCCCCTGCGCGGCTGGCCCAGACCGCGGGTACCGCGGCCATCGACTCGGTGGACCGGCTTGCCGACGGTATCGAGGACTTACGGCGCAACTGCGACGCGGCCGGCCGGGACTGGTCGGCAATCGACATCACTTTCACCAACGCCGACGGGGGCAGCCCGGCGAGCGACGGCTTCAACGCCGACGCGTACTTGTCCGGGTTGGAAAAGCTTGCAGCCCTTGGCGTTACCTGGGCGCACGTGGGGCTGCCCGGCGACAGCCTCGCCCATGTGCTGGAGAGCATCGAGCGGTTCCGGACTCTGGTGATCGATGCCGCCTGA
- a CDS encoding MlaE family ABC transporter permease: protein MATSAVLRARFPRATANLNRYGGGAVRGLDTTGRLAWFALVAIGNVPFALSRYRKETLRLIAQIGMGTGAMAVVGGTAAIVGFVTLSGSSLVAIQGFASLGNIGVEAFTGFFAALINVRIAAPVVTGVAIAATVGAGATAELGAMRISEEIDALEVMGIKSICFLATTRILAGLTVIIPLYAMAMIMAFLSPQITTTVLYGQSTGTYEHYFRTFLRPDDVFWSFLEAIIITAVVMVSHCYYGYSAGGGPVGVGEAVGRSMRFSLVSIPVVVLSAALALYGVDPNFALTV, encoded by the coding sequence ATGGCGACTTCTGCGGTATTGCGGGCCCGATTCCCCAGGGCCACCGCCAATCTGAACCGATATGGCGGGGGCGCGGTCCGGGGACTGGACACGACCGGCCGGCTGGCCTGGTTCGCGCTGGTCGCCATCGGGAACGTGCCGTTTGCGCTGAGCCGCTACCGCAAGGAAACCCTGCGGCTGATCGCTCAGATCGGAATGGGCACCGGTGCGATGGCCGTCGTCGGCGGCACCGCCGCGATCGTCGGTTTCGTCACGTTGTCCGGCAGTTCGCTGGTCGCCATCCAGGGCTTCGCGTCGCTGGGAAACATCGGCGTCGAGGCGTTCACCGGCTTTTTTGCCGCGCTGATCAACGTTCGCATCGCCGCGCCGGTGGTCACCGGTGTGGCCATCGCGGCAACGGTCGGCGCCGGTGCCACCGCCGAGCTGGGCGCGATGCGGATCAGCGAAGAGATCGACGCCCTGGAAGTGATGGGCATCAAGTCGATCTGCTTCCTGGCGACCACCCGGATCCTGGCGGGGCTGACGGTGATCATCCCGCTTTATGCGATGGCCATGATCATGGCGTTCCTGTCACCACAGATCACCACGACGGTGCTCTACGGACAGTCGACCGGCACCTACGAGCACTACTTCCGGACGTTCCTGCGCCCGGACGACGTCTTCTGGTCGTTTCTGGAGGCGATCATCATCACCGCGGTGGTGATGGTCAGCCACTGCTACTACGGGTACAGCGCCGGCGGCGGCCCGGTCGGTGTCGGCGAGGCCGTCGGCCGGTCGATGCGTTTCTCGCTGGTTTCGATTCCCGTGGTCGTCTTATCCGCCGCGTTGGCGCTCTACGGCGTCGACCCCAACTTCGCACTGACGGTGTAG
- a CDS encoding MlaE family ABC transporter permease — translation MCVLTGKALFRRPFQWREFILQCWFIMRVALLPAILVSVPFTVLLIFTLNVLLAQFGAADLSGAGAAIGAVTQLGPQVTVLVVAGAGSTAICADLGARTIREEIDAMEVLGIDPIHRLVVPRVIAATLIATLLNALVITVGLVGGYLFGVYLQNVSGGAYLATLTTITGLPEVVIAMVKAATFGLIAGLVGCYRGLTVRGGSKGLGTAVNETVVLCVVALFAVNVVLTTVGVRFGTGH, via the coding sequence ATGTGTGTGTTGACCGGAAAGGCGCTGTTTCGCCGGCCGTTCCAATGGCGCGAGTTCATCCTGCAGTGCTGGTTCATCATGAGGGTCGCGCTGCTGCCGGCCATCTTGGTCTCGGTGCCGTTCACCGTCCTGCTGATCTTCACCCTCAACGTGCTGCTGGCCCAGTTCGGCGCCGCTGACCTCTCCGGTGCCGGCGCGGCGATCGGGGCCGTCACCCAGCTCGGCCCGCAGGTCACGGTGCTGGTGGTGGCCGGCGCCGGGTCGACAGCCATCTGCGCCGATCTGGGTGCCCGCACCATCCGTGAGGAGATCGACGCGATGGAGGTGCTGGGCATCGACCCCATCCACCGGCTCGTCGTTCCCCGGGTCATAGCCGCGACGCTCATCGCCACGTTGCTCAACGCCCTGGTGATCACCGTCGGCCTGGTGGGCGGTTATCTGTTCGGGGTGTATCTGCAGAACGTGTCGGGTGGCGCTTACCTGGCCACCCTCACCACCATTACCGGCCTGCCGGAGGTCGTCATCGCGATGGTCAAGGCGGCGACGTTCGGGCTCATCGCCGGGCTGGTCGGCTGCTACCGCGGGCTGACCGTCCGGGGTGGCTCCAAGGGGTTGGGTACCGCGGTCAACGAGACGGTCGTGCTCTGCGTGGTCGCGCTTTTCGCGGTCAACGTGGTACTGACCACGGTCGGCGTCCGGTTCGGGACGGGGCACTGA
- a CDS encoding GntR family transcriptional regulator, with translation MNAPLSARPRSRRPLRRAQLSDEVAGYLRAAIMSGTLRPGTFIRLDETAAELGVSITPVREALLKLRGEGMVQLEPHRGHVVLPLTRQDIDDIFWLQATIARELAAAATARITDVEIDELSRINDALAVAVGSGDAETIATLEFSFHRVFNQASHRIKLAWFLLNAARYMPAQVFAADPRWGAATVENHRRLIAALRRRDAAAVAEHTVWQFTDAARRLTETLDRNGIFGQADRVAPSS, from the coding sequence ATGAACGCTCCGCTATCCGCCCGGCCGCGAAGCCGGCGGCCACTGCGCCGGGCGCAGTTGTCCGACGAGGTGGCCGGCTATCTGCGGGCGGCGATCATGTCGGGGACGCTGCGTCCGGGCACGTTCATCCGCCTCGACGAGACCGCGGCCGAACTCGGCGTCAGCATCACCCCGGTTCGTGAGGCCCTGCTGAAGCTGCGCGGTGAGGGCATGGTGCAGCTGGAGCCGCACCGTGGTCACGTGGTATTGCCCCTGACCAGGCAGGACATCGACGACATCTTCTGGCTGCAGGCCACCATTGCCAGGGAGCTTGCCGCCGCGGCCACCGCCCGGATCACCGACGTCGAGATCGACGAGCTCAGCCGTATCAACGATGCGCTGGCCGTCGCCGTCGGGTCCGGTGACGCCGAGACCATAGCGACACTCGAGTTCTCGTTCCATCGCGTCTTCAACCAGGCCAGCCACCGAATCAAGCTGGCCTGGTTCCTATTGAATGCCGCCCGCTACATGCCGGCGCAGGTGTTTGCCGCCGATCCGCGCTGGGGCGCGGCCACCGTGGAAAATCACCGACGGCTGATCGCGGCGCTGCGTCGCCGGGATGCGGCCGCGGTGGCTGAGCACACCGTCTGGCAATTCACCGACGCGGCGCGCCGACTGACCGAAACGCTGGACCGCAACGGAATCTTCGGCCAAGCCGACCGGGTTGCCCCGTCTTCCTAG
- the fadD5 gene encoding fatty-acid--CoA ligase FadD5: MTAQLASHRGQAAAGLEQPYLARRQNWINQLQRHALMQPEATALRFLGHTVRWSDLRYRVTSLAGALSRRGVGFGDRVMILMLNRIEFIESVLAANMLGAIAVPLNFRLTPIEIALLVEDCAPRVLITEAVLAPVATGVRAIRPLVDTIVVVGGASDDTILGYDDLVDETGDPPAPVDIPNDAPALIMYTSGTTGRPKGAVLTHTNLTGQAITALYTSGANVNSDVGFIGVPLFHIAGIGNMLTGMMLGVPTVLYPLGAFDPGQLLDVLAAERVTGIFLVPAQWQAVCAEQQARPRNLKLRVMSWGAAPAPDALLRQMSEVFPGTQILAAFGQTEMSPVTCMLLGEDAIRKRGSVGKVIPTVAARVVDDQMNDVPVGEVGEIVYRAPTLMSGYWNNPEATAEAFAGGWFHSGDLVRMDEDGYVWVVDRKKDMIISGGENIYCAEVENVLAGHPGIAEVAVIGRPDEKWGEVPVAIAAVTDAPLRIEDLTEYLTERLARYKHPKALEIVEALPRNPAGKVLKTELRLRYGVRKSFENRSVPRHSTTREDD, from the coding sequence TTGACCGCGCAACTGGCCAGTCATCGGGGCCAGGCCGCAGCCGGCCTGGAGCAGCCCTACCTGGCCCGGCGGCAAAACTGGATCAACCAGCTGCAGCGGCACGCCCTGATGCAGCCCGAGGCGACCGCACTCCGGTTTCTTGGTCACACCGTGAGGTGGTCTGACCTGCGCTATCGGGTCACCTCGCTGGCCGGTGCCTTGAGCCGTCGAGGGGTCGGCTTCGGCGACCGGGTCATGATCCTGATGCTCAACCGCATCGAGTTCATCGAGTCGGTGTTGGCAGCCAACATGCTCGGGGCCATCGCGGTACCACTGAATTTCCGGCTCACCCCGATAGAGATCGCCCTGCTGGTAGAGGACTGCGCACCGCGGGTGCTGATCACCGAGGCGGTGCTGGCACCGGTAGCCACCGGTGTCCGCGCCATCCGGCCGCTGGTGGACACGATCGTGGTGGTCGGCGGCGCATCCGACGACACCATCCTGGGTTACGACGATCTGGTGGACGAAACGGGGGACCCGCCCGCACCCGTCGACATCCCCAACGACGCGCCGGCGCTGATCATGTACACCTCCGGGACCACCGGCCGGCCGAAGGGTGCGGTGCTGACGCACACCAATCTCACCGGGCAGGCCATCACCGCGCTGTACACCAGCGGCGCCAACGTCAACAGTGACGTCGGTTTCATCGGCGTCCCGCTGTTCCACATCGCCGGCATCGGCAACATGCTGACCGGGATGATGCTCGGCGTCCCCACCGTGCTCTACCCACTGGGCGCGTTCGATCCCGGTCAACTGCTCGACGTGCTGGCCGCGGAGCGGGTCACCGGGATCTTTCTGGTGCCTGCGCAATGGCAGGCGGTGTGCGCCGAGCAGCAGGCAAGGCCGCGCAACCTGAAATTGCGGGTGATGTCATGGGGGGCCGCACCGGCGCCGGACGCGTTGCTGCGACAGATGTCGGAGGTCTTTCCCGGAACGCAGATTCTGGCAGCGTTCGGCCAGACCGAGATGTCGCCGGTCACCTGCATGTTGCTCGGCGAAGACGCGATTCGCAAGCGCGGCTCGGTCGGCAAGGTGATCCCCACGGTCGCCGCCCGCGTTGTCGACGACCAGATGAACGACGTCCCCGTCGGTGAGGTTGGTGAAATCGTCTACCGCGCACCGACATTGATGAGCGGCTATTGGAACAATCCGGAGGCCACCGCGGAAGCGTTCGCGGGCGGCTGGTTTCATTCCGGCGATCTCGTTCGGATGGACGAGGACGGCTATGTCTGGGTGGTCGACCGCAAGAAGGACATGATCATCTCCGGCGGCGAGAACATCTACTGCGCCGAGGTGGAAAACGTTCTCGCCGGCCACCCGGGCATCGCCGAAGTCGCGGTGATCGGCCGGCCCGACGAGAAGTGGGGCGAGGTGCCGGTTGCGATCGCGGCTGTAACGGACGCCCCCCTCCGGATCGAAGACCTAACTGAGTACCTGACCGAGCGGCTCGCGCGCTACAAGCACCCGAAGGCGCTCGAGATCGTCGAGGCACTGCCCCGCAACCCTGCCGGCAAGGTGCTCAAAACCGAATTGCGGTTGCGCTACGGAGTTCGGAAGAGCTTCGAAAACCGTTCTGTGCCAAGGCATTCAACGACAAGAGAGGACGACTGA
- a CDS encoding acyl-CoA thioesterase: MTTDSEQAQWSVDRLLELFEVRAEDTDRFSADTGIAGDDDRQVVEGTQVLAQAIVAVAKRFPGKSVRSAHAVFSRAVAVGPPVELLLDVVHEGRSTATAVVSAQQDGRRCITMTVLADVPTGDVIRHHLPRPGVAAPGDANVSRMPMIGRELRLVDVVDVNSPDEVGPPELFAWLRYDPIPARDDLAKALVAYFTGHLGISTTMRAHRGIGTSQAHLTVSTAPMTISVAFHEPVRWDGWLLYTHESTQVGAGMSYVRGTVHTEEGGLIASFAQEAMIRPLRTTDTAIDARSRF; this comes from the coding sequence TTCGGGCCGAGGACACCGATCGGTTCAGCGCCGACACCGGCATCGCCGGGGACGACGACCGGCAGGTGGTGGAGGGCACCCAGGTGCTCGCGCAGGCAATCGTCGCTGTCGCCAAGCGGTTCCCAGGTAAGTCGGTGCGTTCGGCGCACGCGGTGTTTTCCCGCGCCGTCGCGGTCGGTCCGCCGGTCGAGTTGCTTCTCGACGTCGTGCACGAGGGCCGGTCCACCGCCACCGCCGTCGTCTCGGCACAGCAGGACGGCCGGCGCTGCATCACCATGACGGTCCTGGCCGACGTCCCCACCGGCGACGTGATCCGCCATCACCTGCCGCGGCCCGGCGTCGCGGCGCCCGGGGACGCCAACGTTTCGCGGATGCCGATGATCGGACGCGAGTTGCGACTCGTCGACGTGGTCGACGTCAACAGTCCCGACGAGGTGGGGCCACCCGAGCTGTTCGCGTGGTTGCGCTACGACCCCATCCCGGCCCGTGACGACCTGGCCAAGGCACTGGTCGCGTACTTCACCGGGCACCTGGGCATTTCGACCACCATGCGGGCGCACCGGGGCATCGGCACCAGCCAGGCGCATCTGACCGTGTCCACCGCGCCGATGACGATCTCGGTGGCCTTCCACGAACCGGTGCGCTGGGACGGCTGGTTGCTCTACACCCACGAGAGCACGCAGGTTGGCGCCGGGATGTCGTATGTCCGCGGCACCGTGCACACCGAGGAGGGCGGACTCATTGCGTCCTTTGCCCAGGAGGCGATGATCCGGCCGCTGCGCACCACCGACACGGCGATCGACGCCCGGTCCCGGTTCTAG